Proteins encoded by one window of Conger conger chromosome 1, fConCon1.1, whole genome shotgun sequence:
- the LOC133137862 gene encoding programmed cell death 6-interacting protein-like, producing the protein MATFISVPLKKCEEVDLVKPLSKFITSIYAVREDQTNHIRAVEELNKLRKSALGRQLDRHERSLEILLRYYDQLCAAEPKFPFSENQLCLTFTWKDAFDKGSLFSGPAKLALANLRYEKTCVLFNIGALASQIASEQNLDNDEGLKTAAKLYQLASGAFSHIKATVLSALSQEPTADITPDTTSVLSHIMLAQAQEVVFLKATADKMKSAVIAKLANQAADLYAEACRQFQSKENLPKEISSILAAKHCVMLAYAEYHQSTLAKQKQQFGEEIARLQNAISQLKTVTSRYNEYVNVKDLSDKITRALSAAKKDNDFIYHDRVPETKDLDRIGKASLVKPTAIQMPISQKFTDLFQKMVPLAVQHSLSIYNQRKAEMVNRLIGSMREASSLCSGVLASLNLPAALEDFSGDSVPPSILEKSRSIIQQGGQQSIEGLMKNLPDMLQRNKEILDEALRMLNVEESTDCELRAKFGQRWNRTPSGELYKPLRTDGMNFNSLLDNTQKSDSLLPERYAIHSPMIALLCKSEAELRAAIPSAHPAKTLQGSEVVSDLRTQLDHLDEMKKERERIESGIRSAQFDMTATFLSALAQDGTISEEALSTRQLESTYGGYSQEVQKSLQTQQELLTNVQTLHQKFSGMKQTSTESMQREEVMMKLASAYDSYMEISTSLREGTKFYADLTVVLLKFQNNCSDIVFARKTEQDDLMKEIQLTLAQEPSAPSIPPATTNQASASTPSRPTPAPRTVYSQNKPTPPPRPPPPSIPLAAKSAPPSSTSQPQASSTPAASPGTDQTSSTTSVGTPGLTSQAQGPPYQTYQGYPGFFPMPMGWSPFPYGQYNMPYLPYQSQGQVGYPAASPPQPQNQPNYP; encoded by the exons gTATTATGATCAGCTCTGTGCTGCTGAACCAAAATTCCCTTTCTCAGAAAACCAG CTGTGCTTGACATTCACATGGAAAGATGCTTTTGATAAAGGATCTCTGTTTAGTGGTCCTGCTAAGCTGG CCCTGGCCAACCTCAGGTATGAGAAGACGTGTGTGCTATTCAATATCGGAGCTCTGGCTAGTCAGATTGCCTCTGAGCAGAACCTGGACAATGATGAGGGTCTGAAAACTGCGGCAAAACTCTACCAG CTGGCCAGTGGGGCCTTTTCTCACATCAAGGCCACAGTTCTGTCAGCTCTGAGCCAGGAGCCGACTGCTGACATCACTCCGGACACCACCAGTGTGCTGAGTCACATCATGCTGGCCCAAGCTCAGGAGGTGGTTTTCCTCAAAGCCACTGCAG ATAAAATGAAAAGTGCCGTCATTGCAAAGCTAGCCAATCAGGCTGCAGATTTGTATGCTGAAGCCTGCAGACAGTTCCAGTCCAAAGAGAATCTACCAAAG GAGATTTCCTCGATCCTGGCCGCCAAGCACTGTGTCATGCTGGCCTATGCTGAGTACCACCAGTCCACCCTGGCTAAGCAGAAACAACAGTTTGGGGAGGAGATTGCTCGGCTGCAG AATGCAATAAGCCAGTTGAAAACAGTAACGTCTCGCTATAATGAGTATGTCAACGTGAAGGATCTGTCAGACAAGATCACTCGTGCTTTGTCGGCTGCAAAGAAAGACAACGATTTCATCTACCATGACCGTGTACCAGAAACAAAAGATCTGGACCGCATTGGAAAGGCTTCCCTGGTGAAGCCGACAGCCATTCagatgcccataagccagaagtTTACTG ACTTATTCCAGAAGATGGTACCCCTGGCTGTGCAGCATTCTTTGAGCATATACAACCAGAGAAAGGCAGAAATGGTCAACCGCCTCATCGGCAGCATGAGAGAGGCTAGTAGTCTCTGCAGTGG AGTTCTGGCCTCCCTGAACCTTCCTGCTGCCCTAGAGGATTTCTCGGGAGACTCCGTACCCCCATCCATCCTGGAAAAGTCCCGCTCCATCATCCAGCAGGGGGGGCAACAGAGCATTGAGGGCCTCATGAAAAACCTGCCGGACATGCTGCAGAGGAACAAGGAGATCCTGGACGAG GCGCTGAGAATGCTGAATGTGGAGGAGTCAACAGATTGTGAACTCAGAGCCAAATTCGGCCAACGTTGGAACAGAACGCCCTCTGGGGAGCTTTACAAGCCTTTAAGAACAG ACGGAATGAACTTTAACAGCCTTCTGGATAATACGCAGAAGTCGGACAGTCTGCTGCCTGAGCGGTACGCCATCCACAGCCCGATGATAGCCCTGCTCTGCAAGTCTGAGGCTGAGCTCAGAGCCGCCATCCCTTCTGCTCACCCTGCCAAGACCCTGCAGGGCAGCGAG GTGGTGAGCGACCTGCGGACACAGCTGGACCATCTGGACGAGATGAAAAAAGAGCGAGAGCGAATCGAGAGTGGCATCAGGTCGGCGCAGTTCGATATGACTGCGACCTTCCTGAGTGCCCTGGCACAGGATGGCACCATCAGTGAGGAGGCCCTGTCTACCCGTCAGCTGGAGAGCACCTATGGGGGATACTCACAGGAGGTGCAGAAGAGCCTCCAGACCCAGCAGGAGCTTCTAACCAATGTGCAG ACGTTGCATCAGAAGTTCTCCGGTATGAAGCAGACAAGCACAGAGTCCATGCAGAGGGAGGAAGTGATGATGAAATTGGCATCGGCTTATGACAGTTACATGGAGATCTCCACCAGCCTACGGGAGGGCACCAAG TTCTACGCTGACCTCACAGTAGTCCTACTGAAATTCCAGAACAACTGCAGCGATATAGTTTTTGCACGAAAAACAGAGCAGGATGATTTGATGAA GGAGATCCAGCTAACACTTGCACAGGAGCCTAGTGCACCTTCCATCCCCCCAGCCACAACGAACCAGGCCAGCGCCAGCACCCCGAGCAGACCTACTCCTGCACCCAGAACTGTCTAT TCACAGAACAAGcccaccccaccacccaggCCTCCACCACCATCCATCCCACTAGCAGCCAAATCTGCCCCACCCTCCAGCACTTCCCAACCCCAAGCTAGCTCTACCCCTGCCGCCAGCCCTGGCACAGACCAAACCAGTTCCACCACATCTGTGGGAACGCCTGGGTTGACATCGCAAGCACAAGGGCCTCCATATCAAACCTATCAGGGATACCCTGG gttcttcccgATGCCCATGGGTTGGAGCCCCTTTCCCTATGGTCAGTACAACATGCCCTATCTCCCCTATCAGAGCCAAGGACAAGTTGGCTATCCTGcagcctctccacctcagccaCAAAATCAACCCAACTACCCCTAG